Proteins from a genomic interval of Pseudomonas silesiensis:
- the rplE gene encoding 50S ribosomal protein L5 yields the protein MARLKEIYWKEIAPKLKEELKLSNVMEVPRVTKITLNMGLGEAVGDKKVIEHAVADLEKITGQKVVVTYARKSIAGFKVREGWPIGVKVTLRRERMYEFLDRLLSISLPRVRDFRGLNAKSFDGRGNYSMGVKEQIIFPEIDYDKIDALRGLDITLTTTAKNDDEGRALLRAFKFPFRN from the coding sequence ATGGCACGACTAAAAGAGATTTACTGGAAGGAAATCGCACCGAAGCTTAAGGAAGAACTTAAGCTTTCGAACGTGATGGAAGTTCCACGCGTTACAAAAATCACCCTGAACATGGGTCTTGGCGAAGCCGTCGGTGACAAAAAAGTCATCGAGCACGCTGTTGCCGACCTGGAAAAGATCACCGGTCAGAAAGTCGTTGTGACTTACGCTCGGAAATCCATCGCTGGCTTTAAAGTCCGTGAAGGTTGGCCGATCGGCGTCAAAGTGACCCTGCGCCGTGAGCGTATGTACGAATTCCTGGATCGTCTGCTGTCGATCTCCCTGCCTCGGGTTCGCGACTTCCGCGGCCTGAATGCCAAGTCCTTCGATGGTCGTGGTAACTACAGCATGGGCGTTAAAGAGCAGATCATCTTCCCGGAAATCGACTACGACAAGATCGATGCTCTCCGCGGTCTGGACATTACCCTGACCACCACTGCCAAGAACGATGATGAAGGTCGCGCCCTGTTGCGTGCTTTCAAATTCCCGTTCCGCAACTGA
- the rplX gene encoding 50S ribosomal protein L24, translated as MQKIRRDDEIIVIAGKDKGKRGKVLKVLANNRLVIGGLNLVKRHTKPNPMSGVQGGIVEKEAPLDASNVAIFNGETNKADRVGFKVEDGKKIRVFKSTQKAVDA; from the coding sequence ATGCAAAAGATTCGTCGTGACGACGAGATCATCGTGATCGCCGGCAAAGACAAAGGTAAGCGCGGTAAGGTGCTTAAGGTTCTCGCTAACAACCGTCTGGTTATTGGCGGTCTGAACCTGGTAAAGCGTCATACCAAGCCTAACCCTATGTCGGGCGTGCAAGGCGGTATCGTCGAAAAAGAAGCTCCACTGGACGCTTCTAACGTCGCCATTTTCAACGGCGAAACCAACAAGGCTGATCGCGTTGGTTTTAAAGTAGAAGACGGCAAGAAAATTCGTGTCTTCAAGTCGACCCAAAAAGCGGTTGATGCTTGA
- the rplN gene encoding 50S ribosomal protein L14, producing MIQTQSMLDVADNSGARRVMCIKVLGGSHRRYAGIGDIIKVTVKEAIPRGKVKKGQVMTAVVVRTRHGVRRADGSIIRFDGNAAVLLNNKQEPIGTRIFGPVTRELRTEKFMKIVSLAPEVL from the coding sequence ATGATTCAGACTCAATCCATGCTCGATGTGGCCGATAACAGCGGCGCACGCCGCGTTATGTGCATCAAGGTGCTGGGTGGCTCCCATCGTCGTTACGCTGGTATCGGTGACATCATCAAGGTTACCGTGAAGGAAGCAATTCCCCGCGGTAAAGTGAAAAAAGGCCAAGTGATGACTGCTGTTGTAGTCCGCACTCGTCACGGCGTACGTCGTGCTGATGGCTCCATTATCCGCTTTGATGGCAACGCTGCTGTTCTTCTGAACAACAAGCAAGAGCCGATCGGCACCCGTATCTTTGGGCCAGTGACCCGTGAACTTCGTACTGAGAAGTTCATGAAGATCGTCTCGCTCGCCCCAGAAGTGCTGTAA
- the rpsQ gene encoding 30S ribosomal protein S17 — MAEAEKTVRTLTGRVVSDKMDKTITVLIERRVKHPIYGKYVKRSTKLHAHDETNQCHIGDKVTIRETRPLAKTKSWALVDVLERAVEV, encoded by the coding sequence ATGGCTGAAGCCGAAAAAACCGTCCGTACGCTGACTGGCCGTGTTGTCAGCGACAAAATGGACAAGACCATCACCGTTCTGATCGAGCGTCGCGTAAAGCACCCGATCTACGGTAAATACGTTAAGCGTTCGACTAAGCTGCACGCGCACGACGAAACCAATCAGTGCCACATCGGCGACAAAGTCACTATTCGTGAAACTCGTCCTTTGGCCAAGACCAAGTCTTGGGCGCTGGTTGATGTTCTCGAACGCGCTGTGGAAGTCTAA
- the rpmC gene encoding 50S ribosomal protein L29, translating into MKANELREKDAPQLNEQLLGLLRDQFNLRMQKATGQLGQSHLLRQVKRDIARVKTVLKQQAGK; encoded by the coding sequence ATGAAAGCGAACGAACTTCGTGAAAAAGACGCGCCGCAGCTTAACGAGCAACTGCTCGGCCTGCTGCGCGACCAGTTCAATCTGCGCATGCAGAAAGCAACTGGCCAGTTGGGGCAGTCTCACCTGCTCCGGCAAGTTAAGCGTGACATCGCTCGCGTGAAGACTGTGCTCAAACAGCAGGCAGGTAAGTAA
- the rplP gene encoding 50S ribosomal protein L16, giving the protein MLQPKRTKFRKQMTGHNRGLAQRGSKVSFGEYALKSVARGRLTARQIESARRALTRHVKRGGKIWIRVFPDKPISKKPLEVRMGKGKGSVEYWVAQIQPGKVLYEIEGVSEELAREAFALAAAKLPLATAFVKRTVM; this is encoded by the coding sequence ATGTTGCAACCAAAGCGTACGAAGTTCCGCAAGCAGATGACTGGCCACAACCGTGGCTTGGCTCAGCGCGGTAGCAAAGTCAGCTTCGGCGAATATGCGCTGAAGTCTGTAGCTCGTGGTCGTCTCACCGCTCGTCAGATCGAGTCAGCGCGTCGTGCACTGACCCGTCACGTTAAACGTGGCGGCAAGATCTGGATCCGTGTATTCCCGGACAAGCCTATCTCCAAAAAGCCCCTCGAAGTTCGGATGGGTAAAGGTAAGGGTAGTGTCGAGTACTGGGTTGCCCAGATTCAGCCAGGCAAAGTCCTGTATGAAATCGAGGGTGTTTCTGAAGAGCTGGCGCGTGAGGCTTTTGCCCTGGCTGCTGCAAAGCTGCCGCTCGCCACCGCTTTTGTTAAACGGACGGTGATGTGA
- the rpsC gene encoding 30S ribosomal protein S3, whose product MGQKVHPIGIRLGIVKEHTSVWYADGRTYADYLFADLKVREYLQDKLKSASVSRIDIHRPAQTARITIHTARPGIVIGKKGEDVEKLRQDLTKQMGVPVHINIEEIRKPELDGMLVAQSVAQQLERRVMFRRAMKRAVQNAMRIGAKGIKIQVSGRLGGAEIARTEWYREGRVPLHTLRADIDYANYEAHTTYGVIGVKVWIFKGEVIGGRQEELKPQAPAPRKKAAK is encoded by the coding sequence ATGGGTCAGAAAGTACATCCCATTGGCATTCGCCTGGGAATCGTCAAGGAGCACACCTCCGTCTGGTACGCAGACGGTCGGACTTATGCGGACTATTTGTTCGCTGATCTGAAGGTGCGTGAGTATCTCCAAGACAAACTAAAAAGCGCGTCCGTAAGCCGTATCGATATCCATCGTCCGGCTCAAACTGCACGTATCACCATCCACACCGCTCGTCCAGGTATCGTTATCGGGAAGAAAGGTGAAGATGTTGAGAAACTGCGTCAGGACCTGACCAAGCAAATGGGTGTGCCTGTGCACATCAATATCGAAGAAATCCGCAAGCCGGAACTCGACGGTATGTTGGTTGCGCAGAGCGTAGCTCAGCAGCTGGAGCGTCGCGTAATGTTCCGTCGCGCTATGAAGCGCGCTGTACAGAACGCCATGCGCATTGGTGCCAAAGGCATCAAAATCCAAGTGAGCGGTCGTCTCGGCGGTGCTGAAATCGCACGTACTGAATGGTATCGCGAAGGTCGTGTGCCACTGCACACCCTGCGTGCCGACATCGACTATGCCAACTACGAAGCTCACACCACTTATGGTGTGATCGGTGTAAAGGTTTGGATCTTCAAAGGCGAAGTAATTGGTGGTCGCCAAGAAGAACTGAAACCACAAGCACCAGCGCCTCGTAAAAAAGCTGCTAAGTAA
- the rplV gene encoding 50S ribosomal protein L22, with product MEVAAKLSGARISAQKARLVADQIRGKKVGEALNLLAFSSKKAAEIMKKVLESAVANAEHNEGADVDDLKVSTVFVNEGRSLKRIMPRAKGRADRIVKRSCHITVKVADK from the coding sequence ATGGAAGTAGCCGCTAAGTTGTCGGGCGCTCGAATCTCCGCCCAGAAAGCCCGCTTGGTCGCCGACCAGATCCGCGGGAAGAAGGTGGGCGAAGCGCTCAACCTGTTGGCTTTCAGCAGTAAGAAAGCCGCCGAGATCATGAAGAAAGTGCTGGAGTCGGCCGTAGCCAACGCCGAGCATAACGAAGGCGCAGACGTTGATGACCTTAAAGTCAGCACCGTTTTCGTCAACGAAGGGCGTTCGCTGAAGCGAATCATGCCACGTGCCAAAGGCCGTGCTGATCGCATCGTCAAGCGGTCTTGCCATATCACTGTCAAGGTTGCTGACAAGTAA
- the rpsS gene encoding 30S ribosomal protein S19: MPRSLKKGPFIDLHLLKKIEVAAEKNDRKPVKTWSRRSMILPQMVGLTIAVHNGRQHVPVLVNEDMVGHKLGEFAGTRTYRGHVADKKAKR; this comes from the coding sequence GTGCCACGTTCTCTGAAAAAAGGTCCTTTTATTGATCTTCACCTACTGAAGAAGATCGAAGTGGCGGCGGAAAAGAACGATCGCAAACCAGTGAAAACCTGGTCGCGTCGTTCGATGATCCTGCCACAAATGGTCGGTTTGACCATTGCAGTGCATAACGGTCGTCAACATGTCCCAGTTCTCGTGAACGAAGACATGGTCGGCCACAAACTAGGCGAGTTTGCCGGTACCCGCACATATCGTGGGCACGTGGCAGACAAGAAAGCCAAGCGTTAA
- the rplB gene encoding 50S ribosomal protein L2 codes for MAIVKCKPTSPGRRFVVKVVNQELHKGAPHAPLLEKKSKTGGRNNNGRITTRHIGGGHKQHYRLVDFRRNDKDGISATVERIEYDPNRTAHIALLLYADGERRYIIAPKGVSAGDQLIAGALAPIKPGNALQLRNIPVGSTVHGIELKPGKGAQIARSAGASAQLIAREGVYVTLRLRSGEMRKVLAECRATLGEVSNSEHSLRSLGKAGAKRWRGVRPTVRGVAMNPVDHPHGGGEGRTSGGRHPVSPWGFPTKGAKTRGNKRTDKMIVRRRK; via the coding sequence ATGGCAATCGTTAAATGCAAACCGACTTCCCCTGGCCGCCGTTTTGTGGTCAAGGTGGTCAACCAGGAGCTGCATAAAGGCGCTCCTCACGCACCGCTGCTCGAGAAAAAATCGAAGACTGGTGGTCGTAACAACAATGGTCGTATTACCACTCGTCACATCGGTGGTGGCCATAAGCAGCATTATCGTCTGGTCGATTTCCGTCGCAACGACAAAGATGGCATCTCTGCCACTGTCGAGCGTATCGAATACGATCCAAACCGTACTGCTCACATCGCTCTGCTGCTGTACGCAGACGGCGAGCGTCGCTACATCATCGCCCCTAAAGGCGTGAGTGCTGGCGACCAGCTGATCGCAGGTGCTCTGGCACCGATCAAGCCGGGCAACGCTCTGCAACTGCGTAACATTCCAGTTGGTAGCACCGTACACGGCATCGAATTGAAGCCAGGTAAAGGCGCACAGATCGCTCGTTCCGCTGGTGCTTCGGCTCAGCTGATCGCTCGTGAAGGTGTCTACGTGACCCTGCGTCTGCGTTCTGGTGAGATGCGTAAAGTGCTGGCTGAATGCCGCGCGACCCTGGGTGAAGTCTCGAACTCCGAGCACAGCCTGCGTTCGCTGGGTAAAGCTGGTGCCAAACGCTGGCGTGGCGTTCGCCCAACCGTTCGTGGTGTTGCCATGAACCCGGTTGACCACCCACATGGTGGTGGTGAAGGTCGTACCTCTGGTGGTCGTCATCCGGTATCGCCATGGGGCTTCCCGACTAAGGGCGCGAAGACTCGTGGTAATAAGCGTACCGACAAAATGATCGTCCGTCGTCGCAAGTAA
- the rplW gene encoding 50S ribosomal protein L23: MNQERVFKVLLGPHVSEKATVLADKKGQFVFKVATDATKLEIKKAVESLFSVKVERVTTLNVLGKSKRTARGLGKRNDWKKAVISLQPGQDLDFSSSAE, encoded by the coding sequence ATGAACCAGGAACGCGTATTTAAAGTTCTGCTTGGCCCGCACGTTTCCGAAAAGGCTACGGTTCTGGCTGACAAGAAAGGCCAGTTCGTTTTCAAGGTTGCAACTGACGCAACCAAGCTGGAAATCAAGAAGGCCGTCGAAAGCCTGTTCAGCGTGAAAGTAGAGCGTGTTACTACCCTGAATGTTCTGGGTAAGAGCAAGCGCACTGCTCGCGGTCTGGGCAAGCGTAATGACTGGAAGAAGGCAGTTATCTCCCTTCAGCCAGGCCAAGATCTCGATTTCAGCAGCAGTGCTGAGTAA
- the rplD gene encoding 50S ribosomal protein L4, which yields MQLNVNDAQAIEVSELTFGGEFNETLVHQAVVAYMAGGRQGSKQQKTRSDVRGGGKRPWRQKGTGRARAGTIRSPIWRGGGTTFAARPQDHTQKLNKKMYRAAMRSILAELVRTDRLVVVQDFAVDAPKTKDLLNKLTGMGLTDVLIVSEVVDQNLYLAARNLPHVDVRDVQGSDPVSLIAYDKVLITVSAVKKFEELLG from the coding sequence ATGCAATTAAATGTAAATGACGCTCAAGCGATCGAAGTTTCCGAACTGACATTTGGCGGCGAATTCAACGAGACGCTGGTTCACCAAGCAGTCGTGGCCTACATGGCCGGCGGCCGTCAAGGTAGCAAGCAGCAAAAGACCCGTTCCGACGTTCGTGGTGGCGGTAAGCGCCCGTGGCGTCAGAAAGGTACTGGCCGTGCTCGTGCCGGTACTATCCGTAGCCCAATCTGGCGTGGCGGCGGTACCACTTTCGCAGCTCGTCCTCAGGATCACACCCAGAAGCTGAACAAGAAGATGTATCGCGCAGCAATGCGTTCCATCCTTGCTGAGCTGGTGCGTACTGATCGTCTGGTAGTGGTTCAGGACTTCGCTGTTGATGCACCGAAGACCAAAGATCTGCTGAACAAACTGACCGGCATGGGCCTGACTGACGTCTTGATCGTGTCTGAAGTTGTTGATCAGAACCTGTACCTGGCTGCTCGTAACCTGCCACACGTTGATGTACGTGACGTGCAAGGTTCCGATCCAGTTAGTCTGATCGCATACGACAAGGTGTTGATCACCGTGTCGGCCGTGAAGAAATTCGAGGAGCTGCTGGGATGA
- the rplC gene encoding 50S ribosomal protein L3 → MTIGVVGRKCGMTRIFTEEGVSIPVTVIEIEPNRVTQFKTEETDGYRAVQVTVGERRASRVTAAQAGHFAKANVAAGRTVMEFRLEEGEYQAGDLINAEIFAAGQLVDVTGQSKGKGFQGTIKRWNFRGQDNTHGNSVSHRVPGSIGQCQTPGRVFKGKKMSGHMGAERVTVQSLEVVRVDAERNLLLVKGAVPGATGGNLVVRPAAKARG, encoded by the coding sequence ATGACTATTGGTGTAGTCGGTCGTAAATGCGGTATGACCCGTATTTTCACCGAAGAAGGTGTCTCCATTCCGGTCACGGTCATTGAGATCGAACCGAATCGCGTCACCCAGTTCAAAACTGAAGAGACCGATGGCTATCGTGCAGTGCAAGTCACTGTAGGCGAGCGTCGTGCTTCGCGTGTTACAGCTGCTCAGGCTGGCCACTTCGCTAAAGCGAACGTTGCCGCTGGTCGTACCGTAATGGAATTCCGCCTTGAAGAAGGCGAGTACCAGGCCGGCGATCTGATCAACGCTGAAATCTTCGCCGCTGGCCAACTGGTTGATGTAACCGGTCAGTCCAAGGGTAAAGGCTTCCAGGGTACGATCAAGCGTTGGAATTTCCGCGGGCAAGATAATACCCACGGTAACTCCGTGTCCCACCGCGTTCCAGGCTCTATCGGCCAGTGCCAGACTCCTGGTCGTGTATTCAAGGGCAAAAAAATGTCCGGTCATATGGGCGCTGAGCGCGTGACCGTGCAGTCCCTCGAAGTAGTGCGCGTGGACGCTGAACGCAATCTGTTGTTGGTCAAGGGTGCTGTTCCTGGCGCTACTGGCGGCAACTTGGTTGTACGTCCAGCAGCCAAGGCTCGCGGTTAA
- the rpsJ gene encoding 30S ribosomal protein S10 — MQNQQIRIRLKAFDHRLIDQSTQEIVETAKRTGAQVRGPIPLPTRKERFTVLVSPHVNKDARDQYEIRTHKRVLDIVQPTDKTVDALMKLDLAAGVEVQISLG, encoded by the coding sequence ATGCAAAATCAGCAAATCCGTATCAGGTTGAAGGCTTTTGACCATCGCCTGATCGACCAATCCACCCAGGAAATCGTGGAAACCGCGAAACGTACTGGTGCTCAAGTGCGTGGTCCAATTCCACTGCCTACCCGTAAAGAGCGGTTCACCGTTCTGGTCTCCCCGCACGTCAACAAAGACGCGCGTGACCAGTACGAGATCCGTACTCATAAGCGCGTTCTGGACATCGTCCAGCCAACGGATAAAACCGTTGATGCTCTTATGAAGCTTGATCTTGCGGCCGGTGTGGAAGTGCAGATCAGCCTCGGCTAA
- the tuf gene encoding elongation factor Tu, translating to MAKEKFDRTLPHVNVGTIGHVDHGKTTLTAALTRVCSEVFGSAVVAFDKIDSAPEEKARGITINTAHVEYNSLIRHYAHVDCPGHADYVKNMITGAAQMDGAILVCSAADGPMPQTREHILLSRQVGVPYIVVFLNKADMVDDAELLELVEMEVRDLLSTYDFPGDDTPIIIGSALMALNGQDDNEMGTTAVRKLVETLDSYIPDPVRVIDKPFLMPIEDVFSISGRGTVVTGRIERGIVKVQDPLEIVGLRDTTVTTCTGVEMFRKLLDEGRAGENCGVLLRGTKRDDVERGQVLVKPGSVKPHTKFEAEVYVLSKEEGGRHTPFFKGYRPQFYFRTTDVTGNCELPEGVEMVMPGDNIKMVVTLIKTIAMEDGLRFAIREGGRTVGAGVVAKIIE from the coding sequence GTGGCTAAAGAAAAATTTGACCGTACCCTCCCGCACGTCAACGTTGGCACCATCGGTCACGTCGACCACGGTAAAACCACGCTGACCGCTGCTCTGACTCGCGTCTGCTCCGAAGTTTTCGGTTCGGCCGTTGTTGCTTTCGACAAGATCGACAGCGCTCCGGAAGAAAAGGCTCGTGGTATCACCATCAACACCGCGCACGTTGAATACAACTCGCTGATCCGTCACTACGCTCACGTTGACTGCCCAGGTCACGCTGACTACGTGAAAAACATGATCACCGGTGCTGCTCAGATGGACGGCGCTATCCTGGTTTGCTCGGCCGCTGATGGTCCGATGCCACAAACCCGTGAGCACATCCTGCTGTCCCGTCAGGTAGGCGTTCCGTACATCGTTGTCTTCCTGAACAAGGCTGACATGGTTGACGACGCTGAGCTGCTGGAACTGGTTGAGATGGAAGTGCGCGATCTGCTGAGCACTTACGACTTCCCAGGTGACGACACTCCGATCATCATCGGTTCGGCTCTGATGGCTCTGAACGGCCAAGACGACAACGAAATGGGCACCACTGCCGTTCGTAAACTGGTTGAGACTCTGGACAGCTACATTCCAGATCCAGTCCGTGTTATCGACAAGCCGTTCCTGATGCCAATCGAAGACGTATTCTCGATCTCCGGTCGTGGTACTGTTGTAACTGGCCGTATCGAGCGCGGTATCGTCAAGGTTCAGGATCCACTGGAAATCGTTGGTCTGCGTGACACTACCGTCACCACCTGCACCGGTGTTGAAATGTTCCGTAAGCTGCTCGACGAAGGTCGTGCTGGCGAGAACTGCGGCGTTCTGCTGCGTGGTACCAAGCGTGACGACGTTGAGCGTGGCCAGGTTCTGGTCAAGCCAGGTTCGGTCAAGCCGCACACCAAGTTCGAAGCTGAAGTGTACGTTCTGAGCAAAGAAGAAGGCGGTCGTCACACTCCGTTCTTCAAAGGCTACCGTCCACAGTTCTACTTCCGTACTACTGACGTGACTGGTAACTGCGAGCTGCCGGAAGGCGTTGAAATGGTAATGCCAGGCGACAACATCAAAATGGTTGTCACCCTGATCAAGACCATCGCAATGGAAGACGGTCTGCGTTTCGCTATCCGTGAAGGCGGTCGTACCGTCGGCGCTGGCGTCGTAGCCAAAATCATCGAGTAA
- the fusA gene encoding elongation factor G, translating into MARTTPINRYRNIGIVAHVDAGKTTTTERVLFYTGKSHKMGEVHDGAATTDWMVQEQERGITITSAAITAFWQGSEKQHKDQYRFNVIDTPGHVDFTIEVERSLRVLDGAVVVFCGTSGVEPQSETVWRQANKYGVPRLVYVNKMDRAGANFLRVIGQIKQRLGHTPVPIQLAIGSEDNFQGQIDLLAMEAVYWNDADKGMVPVRKPIPAELQELADEWRGNMVEAAAEASEELMNKYLEGEELTNAEIKAALRQRTIAGEIVLAVCGSSFKNKGVPLVLDAVIDYLPAPTDIPAIKGTDPDDETKEMERHADDSEPFSALAFKIATDPFVGTLTFVRVYSGVLASGDGVINSVKGKKERVGRMVQMHANAREEIKEVRAGDIAALIGMKDVTTGETLCNADKPIILVRMDFPEPVISVAVEPKTKDDQEKMGIALGKLAQEDPSFRVKTDEETGQTIISGMGELHLDILVDRMRREFNVEANIGKPQVSYRERITKNCEIEGKFVRQSGGRGQFGHCWIRFAPADEGQEGLQFVNEVVGGVVPKEYIPAIQKGIEEQMKNGVVAGYPLIGLKATVFDGSYHDVDSNEMAFKVAASMATKQLAQKGGGELLEPIMAVEVVTPEDYMGDVMGDLNRRRGMILGMEDTVSGKVIRAEVPLGEMFGYATDVRSMSQGRASYSMEFKKYNTAPSHIVETVTKKQG; encoded by the coding sequence ATGGCTCGTACTACACCGATTAATCGCTACCGTAACATTGGTATCGTCGCTCACGTGGATGCTGGTAAAACCACCACCACCGAGCGCGTCCTTTTTTACACTGGCAAAAGTCACAAAATGGGCGAGGTGCATGACGGCGCCGCGACCACAGACTGGATGGTGCAGGAGCAGGAGCGTGGTATTACCATTACTTCTGCTGCCATCACCGCCTTCTGGCAGGGTTCCGAGAAGCAGCACAAGGACCAATACCGCTTCAACGTCATCGACACCCCGGGCCACGTTGACTTCACTATTGAAGTTGAGCGTTCCCTGCGTGTTCTCGACGGCGCGGTCGTTGTGTTCTGCGGTACCTCGGGCGTTGAGCCTCAGTCGGAAACCGTATGGCGTCAAGCCAACAAGTACGGCGTTCCACGTCTTGTTTACGTAAACAAGATGGACCGTGCTGGTGCGAACTTCCTGCGCGTGATCGGTCAGATCAAGCAGCGTCTGGGTCACACCCCGGTTCCAATCCAGTTGGCCATCGGTTCCGAAGACAACTTCCAGGGTCAGATTGATCTGCTCGCCATGGAAGCTGTTTACTGGAATGACGCTGACAAAGGCATGGTTCCAGTTCGCAAGCCTATCCCTGCTGAACTGCAGGAACTGGCTGACGAATGGCGCGGCAACATGGTTGAGGCTGCGGCCGAAGCCAGCGAAGAGCTGATGAACAAGTACCTCGAAGGTGAAGAACTCACCAACGCGGAAATCAAGGCCGCTCTGCGTCAGCGTACTATCGCTGGTGAGATCGTCCTGGCTGTTTGCGGTTCTTCCTTCAAGAACAAGGGCGTTCCCCTGGTTCTCGACGCCGTGATCGACTACCTGCCTGCTCCTACCGACATTCCTGCCATCAAGGGTACTGACCCGGATGACGAGACCAAGGAAATGGAGCGTCACGCAGACGACAGCGAGCCGTTCTCGGCTCTGGCGTTCAAGATCGCTACCGACCCATTCGTGGGTACCTTGACCTTCGTCCGCGTTTACTCGGGCGTGTTGGCCTCCGGCGACGGCGTGATCAACTCGGTTAAAGGCAAGAAAGAGCGTGTGGGTCGTATGGTGCAAATGCACGCAAACGCCCGTGAAGAAATCAAGGAAGTACGCGCTGGCGACATCGCGGCCTTGATCGGCATGAAGGACGTCACCACTGGTGAGACTTTGTGCAATGCTGACAAGCCAATCATCCTGGTTCGCATGGACTTCCCGGAGCCGGTTATTTCGGTTGCCGTAGAGCCTAAGACCAAGGACGACCAGGAAAAAATGGGTATCGCTCTGGGCAAGCTTGCTCAGGAAGATCCATCTTTCCGCGTTAAAACCGACGAAGAGACTGGTCAAACGATCATCTCCGGCATGGGCGAGTTGCACCTGGACATCCTGGTTGACCGGATGCGCCGTGAGTTCAACGTCGAAGCCAACATCGGTAAGCCTCAAGTTTCGTACCGTGAGCGCATCACGAAGAACTGCGAAATTGAAGGCAAGTTCGTTCGCCAGTCCGGCGGTCGTGGCCAGTTCGGTCACTGCTGGATCCGCTTTGCTCCTGCTGACGAAGGTCAGGAAGGTCTGCAATTCGTGAACGAAGTAGTGGGTGGTGTGGTTCCTAAGGAATACATCCCGGCTATCCAGAAGGGTATCGAAGAGCAGATGAAGAACGGCGTTGTTGCCGGCTATCCGCTGATCGGCCTGAAGGCTACCGTGTTTGATGGTTCCTACCACGACGTCGACTCCAACGAGATGGCGTTCAAGGTGGCTGCTTCCATGGCAACCAAGCAACTGGCCCAGAAGGGCGGTGGTGAGTTGCTTGAGCCAATCATGGCGGTAGAGGTTGTTACACCTGAAGACTATATGGGTGACGTGATGGGCGACCTTAACCGTCGTCGCGGCATGATCCTGGGTATGGAAGACACGGTCTCCGGCAAAGTAATTCGTGCCGAAGTTCCGCTGGGTGAGATGTTCGGTTATGCGACCGACGTCCGTTCCATGTCCCAAGGTCGCGCAAGCTACTCTATGGAATTCAAAAAATACAATACAGCTCCGTCGCACATCGTCGAAACTGTTACCAAAAAACAAGGCTGA
- the rpsG gene encoding 30S ribosomal protein S7 gives MPRRRVAAKREVLDDPKYGSQILAKFMNHVMESGKKAVAERIVYGALEKVKERKNSDPLEIFEKALDAIAPLVEVKSRRVGGATYQVPVEVRPSRRNALAMRWLVDFARKRGEKSMALRLAGELLDAAEGKGAAVKKREDVHRMAEANKAFSHYRF, from the coding sequence ATGCCAAGAAGACGCGTAGCAGCCAAGCGCGAAGTGCTTGACGATCCAAAATACGGCAGCCAGATCCTGGCCAAGTTCATGAACCACGTGATGGAAAGCGGCAAGAAAGCCGTTGCCGAGCGTATCGTTTATGGCGCGCTGGAAAAAGTTAAAGAACGCAAGAACAGCGACCCCCTGGAAATCTTCGAGAAAGCTCTCGACGCCATCGCTCCGCTGGTCGAAGTAAAGTCGCGCCGTGTAGGCGGTGCTACTTACCAGGTTCCGGTTGAAGTTCGTCCGTCCCGTCGTAACGCTCTGGCAATGCGCTGGTTGGTAGACTTCGCTCGCAAGCGCGGCGAGAAGTCTATGGCTCTGCGTTTGGCTGGCGAACTGCTGGACGCTGCCGAAGGCAAAGGTGCTGCAGTTAAGAAGCGTGAAGACGTGCACCGTATGGCTGAAGCCAACAAGGCTTTCTCGCACTACCGCTTCTAA
- the rpsL gene encoding 30S ribosomal protein S12, producing the protein MATINQLVRQPRKRIVEKSDVPALQNCPQRRGVCTRVYTTTPKKPNSALRKVCRVRLTNGFEVSSYIGGEGHNLQEHSVVLIRGGRVKDLPGVRYHTVRGSLDTSGVKGRNQGRSKYGTKKPK; encoded by the coding sequence ATGGCAACTATCAACCAGCTGGTACGTCAGCCGCGTAAGCGTATCGTCGAGAAATCCGACGTGCCTGCGCTGCAGAACTGCCCGCAACGTCGTGGCGTATGCACCCGTGTGTATACCACCACGCCGAAAAAACCTAACTCGGCACTGCGTAAAGTATGCCGTGTGCGTCTGACCAACGGTTTCGAGGTTTCCTCGTACATCGGCGGTGAAGGCCACAACCTGCAAGAGCACAGCGTGGTACTGATCCGCGGCGGTCGTGTAAAAGACTTGCCAGGTGTTCGTTACCACACCGTACGCGGTTCTCTGGATACTTCCGGCGTTAAAGGTCGTAACCAGGGTCGTTCGAAGTACGGTACCAAGAAGCCTAAGTAG